One stretch of Nocardia mangyaensis DNA includes these proteins:
- a CDS encoding TetR/AcrR family transcriptional regulator, whose product MTTEPARPAAPRRSKKAEAQQRGARSGAQQSGRSRSPRLSYDDWVDGALALLAREGAAAVRIPRLCEALGVTKGSFYWHFDDIGRLEEAMADRWSTTQAQVIAELAAVDSMPIEQRIEAMATMLVDRNWLVEATVREWSRTRPQVQNAVQELDRKIFDTIRAALAELGFDAETARLRAGAMVYLGIGFIHGRASLPIPTHQEVNAVITLLTRPAP is encoded by the coding sequence ATGACCACCGAACCCGCGCGCCCCGCCGCGCCGCGGCGGTCCAAGAAGGCCGAGGCGCAACAGCGCGGTGCGCGTTCCGGTGCCCAGCAGTCGGGCCGGAGCCGCAGCCCACGCCTGTCCTACGACGATTGGGTCGACGGCGCACTGGCCCTGCTCGCCAGGGAAGGCGCGGCCGCCGTACGCATTCCCCGGCTCTGCGAAGCACTCGGTGTCACCAAGGGCAGCTTCTACTGGCATTTCGACGACATCGGCCGGCTCGAGGAAGCCATGGCCGATCGATGGAGCACGACCCAGGCCCAGGTCATCGCGGAACTCGCCGCCGTCGATTCGATGCCGATCGAACAGCGCATCGAAGCGATGGCCACCATGCTCGTCGATCGGAACTGGCTGGTCGAAGCCACCGTGCGCGAGTGGAGCCGCACCCGCCCGCAAGTGCAGAACGCTGTCCAGGAACTGGATCGAAAGATCTTCGACACCATCCGGGCGGCGCTGGCCGAACTCGGATTCGACGCCGAGACGGCCAGGCTGCGGGCCGGTGCCATGGTCTACCTCGGCATCGGTTTCATCCACGGTCGCGCGAGCTTGCCGATTCCCACCCACCAAGAGGTGAACGCCGTCATCACACTGCTCACCCGGCCGGCACCATGA